The following are from one region of the Apostichopus japonicus isolate 1M-3 chromosome 17, ASM3797524v1, whole genome shotgun sequence genome:
- the LOC139984653 gene encoding uncharacterized protein — translation MVNSPNPANLLGSILSAEKDLAFIGAAVGDGGVTSSGVISQLASWENISSTCLQDVSTYLQDLLTLKAYALKMLVTTHHYLRGLQHYDMLLTGLCLRHALLGSSLPVLPEMECYFFVGNTVLSFSLAFCLSLLIKSPAVAILKNVLRRSK, via the exons ATGGTCAATTCCCCCAATCCAGCCAACTTATTGGGATCAATCCTCTCGGCGGAGAAAGATTTAGCTTTTATCGGTGCCGCTGTGGGAGATGGAGGGGTCACCTCATCCGGGGTGATTAGTCAACTGGCATCTTGGGAAAATATCTCGTCGACGTGTCTACAAGATGTCTCGACATACCTTCAAGATTTATTAACACTCAAAGCGTACGCCCTCAAAA TGCTGGTAACGACTCATCACTACCTACGTGGTTTGCAGCACTATGACATGTTATTGACCGGGTTGTGTTTACGTCATGCGTTGCTTGGGTCGTCTTTGCCTGTGTTACCGGAAATGGAG TGCTATTTCTTTGTCGGCAACACCGTCTTATCTTTCTCTCTCGCCTTCTGCCTCTCTCTGCTCATCAAGTCTCCGGCGGTcgccattttgaaaaatgtctTGCGAAGATCAAAGTAA